The proteins below come from a single Macaca fascicularis isolate 582-1 chromosome 9, T2T-MFA8v1.1 genomic window:
- the LOC135965102 gene encoding endogenous retrovirus group FC1 Env polyprotein-like, with the protein MQLDSLTLMLVALVAAGEITKPAHNPFVWRFWLYENRTHPGQPHKPGKLLASADCPSSGCNSPILLNFTGFQIAKPMTPIICFEFDQTKYNCKHYWWHQNAGCPYNYCNIHRPCYWGERKQLDPKWPFYRRRDRNFPYTWIVRDPWNSRWTTPQHGAVYYSPSSTWPSSHLYLWRGLVQVLPLVHGNIQQQENRLTQDLRPFSWLKLLQEGLELANLTGLHSLSGCFLCATLGRPPLTAVPLPWGPSTFAQANNLRNHSYAPILNVPLYLNPSREKFPYCFSGTNSSLCSITAMPPNITLRAPSGIFFWCNGTLSKNLPNPSVNNLLCLPVTLVPRLTLLTAGEFLGYTGNWTSAVIHPDPRPRPARAIFLPLIAGISLTASFIAAGLAGGALGHTLIESNKLYQQFAVAMEESAESLASLQRQLTSLAQVTLQNRRALDLLTAEKGGTCIFLKEDCCFYINESGLVEDRVQQLRKLSTEVKTRQFASAADQWWNSSMFSLLAPFLGPLLSLLFLLTVGPCVVNRILQFIRERFDTVQLMVLRAQYQPVNAETESDL; encoded by the coding sequence atgcagttagatAGTCTAACCCTAATGTTAgtcgccctagtggccgctggagaaatcacaaaaccagctcataatccctttgtctggagattctggctttatgaaaaccgaacccaccctgggcaacctcataagcccggaaaattattggccagtgctgattgcccttcctcagggtgcaacagcccaattctactaaattttactggttttcaaatagccaaacctatgacaccaataatatgctttgagtttgatcagactaaatacaattgtaaacactattggtggcaccaaaatgctggctgtccttataactattgtaacatccaCAGACCCTGTtattggggagagagaaaacagttagACCCTAAATGGCCCTTCTATCGTAGACGGGATAGAAACTTTCcatatacatggatagttagagacccctggaactcccgctggaccacacctcaacatggggctgtatactactccccctcctccacatggcctagcagtcacctctatctgtggcgagGCCTAGTGCAAGTACTGCCCCTGGTCCACGGGAATATCCAACAacaggaaaacagactaacacaagacttacgtcctttctcctggttaaagttattacaagaaggactagaacttgctaaccttacaggacttcatagcctgtctggctgcttcctgtgcgccactctagggcgtccaccgctaacagctgtccctctgccatggggaccctctacctttgcccaagctaacaacctccGAAACCACTCGTATGCTCCTATCCTGAACGTGcccctatacctaaaccccagtcgggagaagtttccctactgtttctcaggaaccaattccagcctctgcagcatcactgcaatgccccctaatatcaccttaagggctccatcaggcatattcttctggtgtaatggaaccTTATCTAAGAACCTACCTAATCCTTCTGTTAATAACCTACTATGTctccctgtcacattagttccccggttgactctactaactgctggcgagttcctagggtataccggtaactggactagtgctgttattcacccagaccctagaccaagacctgcacgagccatatttctccccctcattgcaggaatctccctcaccgcatccttcattgcggccggactggcggggggagccctaggtcacaccctcatagaaagtaacaagttataccaacaatttgccgttgctatggaggagtcggctgagtcccttgcctcccttcagcggcagctcacgtccctagctcaggtaaccttgcaaaaccggagggccctagacctactcactgcagaaaaaggtggtacatgtatatttctaaaagaagactgttgtttctacataaatgaatcaggacttgtagaggaccgggtccaacagttacgcaagttaagcactgaagtaaaaacacggcagtttgcttcagctgcagaccaatggtggaattcctctatgttttctctgttagcccccttccttggacccctgctaagtctactatttctgcttaccgtaggaccttgtgttgttaacagaattttacaatttattaGGGAGAGATTTGACACCGtacaactcatggtcctcagagcccaataccaacctgtaaacgctgaaacagaatcagatctataa